In 'Nostoc azollae' 0708, the following are encoded in one genomic region:
- the rpmF gene encoding 50S ribosomal protein L32: MAVPKKKTSKSKRDKRRATWRHKAAVEAQKAISLGKSILSGRSRFVYPTAEEEES; the protein is encoded by the coding sequence ATGGCTGTTCCCAAGAAGAAAACATCCAAATCCAAACGAGACAAACGCCGCGCTACCTGGAGACATAAGGCCGCTGTTGAAGCTCAAAAAGCTATCTCTCTCGGCAAGTCAATTTTGTCTGGACGTTCTAGATTTGTCTATCCAACTGCTGAAGAAGAAGAGTCATAA
- a CDS encoding caspase family protein, with protein sequence MVNYWAIAIGINQYELFQPLSCAQTDAEELKEFLVTEVGFLRQNCLLMTNTSPLIGEKTSYPTKDNILSILEELAAISWQPEDYLWFFFSGYGVNHNDKDYLMPADGNPNLVAETGIEVRQVMESLQVAELNALLIFDINRAFGTQADAPIGQEIIDIAKELQMAIMLSCQPEEFSHDSTELGHGFFTAALLEALHSGQGSNLTDLESYVSSLTPQLCQHHWRPIQNPVTVIPKTPPAILPILTLDKEAETAQLIFPEENFAVPLTVPSLAYKDSTSSTTDKAWWAENKTAETNLNKTSLNIDNSKTSGISVTKPSVDNNQILATSAELNSGRRFIPSSAKDYTRPSTQENSPIWKQFILWGGGSMIVVALITTFLLRNQAKFRFKKLSPAVNNTTTSNSEFSKRLPPVPSAVETIKPMATPMSSISDSQKRSQGLSELKKMSLRETEPGDLRLAIASAKRIKPYELLYQQAQENIQIWNQMILDLATDHAQQREYGDAIATAGLITKDEFLYPQALAAIQKWQLEAKQFLSNQTLLDAANGLIRPEQASTYNRAIEVAKKVPPGQPGFEIAQKSIYQWSEKILDLAKNRAAQGEITAAIETAALVPQITPAYEDAQDAIQKWQITKIKN encoded by the coding sequence ATGGTAAATTACTGGGCGATCGCTATTGGCATCAATCAATATGAATTATTTCAACCTTTAAGTTGCGCTCAAACCGATGCTGAGGAACTAAAGGAATTTTTGGTGACAGAAGTAGGTTTTTTGCGCCAAAACTGCCTACTCATGACAAATACTTCGCCACTAATAGGGGAAAAAACCTCTTATCCAACGAAAGACAATATTCTGTCTATATTGGAGGAATTAGCAGCAATATCTTGGCAACCAGAAGATTATTTATGGTTTTTCTTTAGTGGCTATGGAGTCAACCATAATGACAAAGACTACTTAATGCCAGCAGATGGTAATCCCAATTTGGTAGCAGAAACTGGGATAGAAGTGCGCCAAGTTATGGAAAGTCTCCAAGTTGCCGAACTCAATGCATTGCTGATTTTCGATATCAACCGGGCTTTTGGCACACAAGCAGATGCTCCGATTGGTCAAGAAATTATTGACATTGCCAAAGAATTACAAATGGCTATCATGCTTTCTTGCCAACCAGAAGAATTTTCTCATGACAGCACGGAACTAGGTCACGGATTCTTTACAGCAGCCTTATTAGAAGCTTTACATTCTGGCCAAGGTAGCAACTTAACAGATTTAGAAAGCTATGTCAGTTCCCTGACTCCACAACTTTGTCAGCACCACTGGCGACCTATCCAAAATCCTGTAACTGTTATTCCCAAAACTCCCCCAGCCATTTTGCCCATCTTGACATTGGATAAGGAAGCTGAAACAGCGCAACTGATTTTTCCTGAAGAAAACTTTGCTGTACCTCTAACTGTTCCCTCCCTAGCATATAAAGACTCTACAAGTTCCACTACAGATAAAGCTTGGTGGGCGGAAAATAAAACAGCAGAAACTAACCTCAATAAGACTTCCTTAAATATTGACAACTCCAAAACTTCAGGTATATCAGTTACCAAGCCATCTGTAGATAATAATCAAATCCTGGCCACTTCCGCAGAATTAAATTCAGGACGCAGGTTTATTCCCTCTTCTGCTAAAGATTACACCCGGCCTTCAACTCAGGAAAACAGCCCCATTTGGAAACAATTTATATTATGGGGAGGAGGCAGCATGATTGTAGTTGCTTTAATTACTACTTTTCTCCTCCGTAATCAAGCCAAGTTTCGCTTTAAAAAGTTATCTCCAGCGGTTAACAACACCACTACTTCTAACTCTGAATTCTCCAAGAGGTTGCCTCCTGTTCCCTCGGCTGTGGAAACAATAAAACCAATGGCCACTCCCATGAGTTCTATTTCTGACTCCCAAAAGCGTAGCCAAGGACTTTCGGAGTTAAAGAAAATGTCTTTGAGGGAAACAGAACCTGGTGATTTGAGGTTAGCGATCGCATCTGCTAAAAGAATTAAACCCTATGAACTGCTATATCAACAGGCACAGGAGAATATTCAGATTTGGAATCAAATGATTTTAGATTTAGCCACAGACCACGCTCAACAGAGAGAATACGGCGATGCGATCGCCACCGCTGGGTTAATTACTAAAGACGAGTTCCTTTATCCTCAAGCCCTCGCAGCAATTCAAAAATGGCAATTAGAAGCCAAGCAATTTCTGAGCAATCAAACTCTCTTAGACGCTGCAAATGGTTTAATTCGACCTGAACAAGCCTCTACTTACAACCGTGCGATCGAAGTAGCTAAAAAAGTACCACCAGGACAACCGGGTTTTGAAATCGCGCAAAAATCTATCTATCAATGGAGTGAAAAAATTTTAGACCTGGCTAAAAATCGTGCTGCTCAAGGAGAAATCACCGCAGCCATTGAAACAGCAGCTTTAGTTCCACAAATCACCCCCGCTTACGAAGATGCTCAAGATGCCATTCAAAAATGGCAAATAACAAAAATTAAGAATTAG
- a CDS encoding Mo-dependent nitrogenase C-terminal domain-containing protein, giving the protein MKVFESTTKKIFFASSVSLHEAETKKADVSQLQVSYSQSAWNFLRPFRDWLDNLKVGDRQFAHRLCQLIPAQCPFERDVKLFGKTLFHIPPMCKLNPLYEEVVALRFRALCYLADECGEDISQYC; this is encoded by the coding sequence ATGAAGGTATTTGAAAGTACCACAAAAAAGATTTTTTTCGCAAGCTCGGTATCGCTCCATGAAGCAGAGACTAAAAAGGCTGATGTCTCCCAGTTACAAGTTTCTTATTCTCAGTCTGCTTGGAATTTTCTTCGTCCTTTCCGAGATTGGTTGGATAACTTAAAAGTAGGCGATCGCCAATTTGCTCACAGGTTGTGTCAATTAATTCCGGCTCAATGTCCTTTTGAGAGAGATGTCAAATTGTTTGGTAAAACCCTATTTCACATTCCCCCTATGTGTAAACTAAACCCTCTTTATGAAGAAGTAGTAGCTTTAAGATTTCGCGCACTGTGCTATTTAGCTGATGAATGCGGCGAGGATATTTCACAGTATTGCTAA
- a CDS encoding C4-dicarboxylate ABC transporter: MLSFQHSFSTPLYIYFINSLLLRRAFDPIFGALLFLQWPFSLHMFVFMLPWIFCLRNFSLWQFRVRNVRSKASVKVFKGFLAHLCLNPPVH; the protein is encoded by the coding sequence ATCCTATCCTTCCAACATTCCTTTTCTACTCCCCTTTACATTTACTTTATCAATAGCCTCTTATTGAGAAGAGCTTTTGATCCTATTTTTGGTGCTTTACTGTTTCTCCAATGGCCTTTTTCACTGCATATGTTTGTTTTTATGCTCCCTTGGATTTTTTGTCTCCGTAATTTCTCTCTGTGGCAGTTTAGGGTGCGGAATGTGCGTTCTAAAGCTTCAGTGAAAGTATTCAAAGGTTTCTTAGCCCACCTTTGTCTTAATCCTCCAGTCCACTGA